A single Leptospira kirschneri serovar Cynopteri str. 3522 CT DNA region contains:
- a CDS encoding queuosine precursor transporter, which produces MQLSKSVKLFIILNAFFLSFLILAELTGSKLFVSFGFTLTMGVIPFPVTFIVTDLLNEYFGRKGVRFTTLVGMVMIFVAYFLLMLDMSIPAASNSPVDDHSFNVVFGNSGKVIVGSIVAYLIGQLIDIQIFHFLRVKTDNKYIWLRATGSTIVSQLVDSFVVIYIALGGGKLSFQELNQISTNNFLYKCGVAIAITPLIYGAHSLIDWYLGEEAEVMVQFAMKEGRSNTEPISPG; this is translated from the coding sequence TTTTAATTCTAGCGGAACTAACCGGTTCCAAACTTTTTGTCTCATTTGGGTTTACTCTTACGATGGGAGTCATTCCGTTTCCGGTGACGTTTATTGTAACCGATCTTCTAAACGAATATTTTGGAAGAAAGGGAGTTCGTTTTACTACACTTGTCGGGATGGTTATGATCTTTGTGGCTTATTTTCTTTTGATGTTGGATATGTCTATTCCTGCGGCTTCCAATTCTCCTGTAGATGATCATTCTTTTAATGTAGTTTTTGGGAATTCAGGAAAGGTAATCGTAGGTTCGATTGTGGCGTATTTGATCGGCCAATTGATTGATATTCAAATCTTTCATTTTTTACGTGTCAAAACGGATAATAAATATATTTGGTTACGCGCTACAGGTTCTACAATCGTTTCTCAACTTGTGGATTCTTTTGTAGTGATTTATATAGCGCTTGGAGGAGGTAAACTCAGTTTCCAAGAGTTGAATCAAATTTCCACCAACAATTTTCTTTATAAATGTGGAGTGGCGATTGCAATTACTCCTTTGATTTATGGGGCTCATAGTTTGATCGATTGGTATTTAGGAGAAGAAGCAGAAGTTATGGTTCAGTTTGCAATGAAAGAAGGAAGATCCAATACGGAACCAATTTCTCCGGGATGA